From Riemerella anatipestifer ATCC 11845 = DSM 15868, a single genomic window includes:
- a CDS encoding DUF1304 domain-containing protein produces MKIIGEILTVLVAVEHLYILWMEMFAWETAGKRVFGKSLPEELFTPTKGLAANQGLYNGFLVAGLVWSFLIENPEWSFNVRAFFLGCVIVAGIYGGLTASKKIILLQAVPAMLALLFCLLAR; encoded by the coding sequence ATGAAAATAATAGGAGAAATTTTAACGGTTTTAGTAGCGGTAGAGCATCTTTACATTTTGTGGATGGAAATGTTTGCATGGGAAACAGCAGGTAAAAGAGTTTTTGGCAAAAGTCTACCGGAAGAATTATTTACACCCACTAAAGGTTTAGCCGCCAATCAAGGGTTGTATAACGGGTTTTTAGTTGCAGGTTTGGTGTGGTCTTTTTTGATAGAAAACCCAGAGTGGAGCTTTAATGTAAGGGCTTTCTTTCTTGGTTGTGTTATTGTAGCGGGGATTTACGGAGGGCTTACAGCTAGTAAAAAAATCATTCTATTACAAGCAGTACCTGCAATGCTGGCGTTGTTGTTTTGTCTATTGGCTAGATAA
- a CDS encoding MmcQ/YjbR family DNA-binding protein encodes MDIETIRAYCLEKKGVTESFPFHDETLVFKVSGKVFMLLSLDRIPLAFNVKTNPEWSEVLREKYPQIYGAYHMNKKHWNTVVVEGLPKSLLLELLDHSYDLVFSKLTKKQKEEVLSL; translated from the coding sequence ATGGATATAGAAACTATAAGAGCCTATTGTTTAGAGAAGAAAGGCGTTACCGAAAGTTTTCCTTTTCATGACGAAACTTTGGTGTTTAAGGTTTCAGGAAAAGTATTTATGTTACTTTCTTTAGATAGAATTCCATTAGCATTTAATGTAAAGACCAATCCTGAATGGAGCGAAGTGTTGAGAGAAAAATATCCTCAAATATACGGAGCCTACCATATGAACAAAAAACATTGGAACACGGTGGTGGTAGAAGGCTTACCAAAATCATTATTATTGGAGTTGTTAGACCACTCTTACGATTTAGTTTTTAGCAAACTCACCAAAAAACAAAAAGAAGAAGTATTGAGCTTATAG
- a CDS encoding bifunctional riboflavin kinase/FAD synthetase has protein sequence MKVISSISEYKNTSPTALSIGMFDGVHLGHQSIIKNLKKISDEKKLSSGLLTFWPHPRTIFNPNENLKLLNTLAEKTSLIENLGVDFLFLQNFDEDFRNLSADDFVKKILVDKLNVKHLIIGYDHRFGKDKKGDFNLLQKMATEFDFEVQQLDAIQLENQNISSTKIRNAITSGDFKSANDMLGYHYPLSGKVIHGKKIGRTIGYPTANISIDNIKLLPKKGAYIVEVWIDNLFYKGMLSVGTNPTVSGTELSIEVYILDFNKDIYDQDITIKFRDFLHEEIKFDGLEALIKKLDEDKALTESFEF, from the coding sequence ATGAAAGTTATAAGTTCCATATCTGAATATAAAAATACCTCTCCCACTGCTCTTTCAATAGGAATGTTTGATGGTGTTCATCTTGGACATCAAAGCATTATCAAAAATTTAAAGAAAATATCAGACGAGAAAAAACTCAGTTCTGGACTACTGACTTTTTGGCCCCATCCTAGAACTATATTTAATCCTAATGAAAATTTAAAACTTCTAAATACTTTAGCCGAAAAGACCTCTTTAATAGAAAATTTAGGTGTGGATTTCCTTTTTTTACAAAACTTTGACGAAGATTTTAGAAACCTCTCCGCAGATGATTTTGTAAAGAAAATATTAGTAGATAAACTTAACGTAAAACATCTTATTATAGGTTATGACCACCGTTTTGGAAAGGATAAAAAAGGAGATTTTAATCTGCTCCAAAAAATGGCAACCGAGTTTGATTTTGAAGTTCAGCAATTAGATGCCATACAGCTAGAAAATCAAAACATCAGTTCTACTAAAATTAGGAATGCAATTACCAGTGGTGATTTTAAAAGTGCTAATGATATGCTGGGCTACCATTACCCACTAAGTGGCAAGGTGATACACGGTAAAAAAATAGGGAGAACCATTGGCTATCCTACCGCTAATATCAGTATTGATAATATTAAATTATTACCTAAAAAAGGGGCTTATATTGTAGAAGTTTGGATAGACAATCTATTCTATAAGGGAATGCTAAGCGTAGGTACTAATCCCACAGTATCAGGCACAGAATTATCTATTGAAGTGTATATTCTAGACTTTAATAAAGATATTTACGACCAAGACATCACCATCAAATTTAGAGATTTCCTACATGAAGAAATTAAGTTTGACGGACTAGAAGCTCTTATCAAAAAACTTGACGAAGATAAAGCCCTAACCGAAAGTTTTGAGTTCTAA
- the atpD gene encoding F0F1 ATP synthase subunit beta, which produces MANQIKGKISQIIGPVIDVVFSEVEELPKIYDALEITKKNGEKLVLEVEQHIGEDTVRCIAMDATDGLQRGQEVVGQGRQITMPIGDEVNGRLFNVVGDAIDGLQDLSKEGGLPIHREAPKFDQLSTSAEVLYTGIKVIDLIEPYAKGGKIGLFGGAGVGKTVLIQELINNIAKGHGGLSVFAGVGERTREGNDLLREMLESGIIKYGDDFMHSMEEGGWDLSKVDTELMKESKAAFVFGQMNEPPGARARVALSGLTLAEYYRDGGETGQGRDVLFFVDNIFRFTQAGSEVSALLGRMPSAVGYQPTLASEMGAMQERITSTKNGSITSVQAVYVPADDLTDPAPATTFAHLDATTVLSRKIASLGIYPAVDPLDSTSRILAPEIIGEEHYNCAQRVKEILQRYKALQDIIAILGMEELSEEDKLVVYRARKVQRFLSQPFHVAEQFTGIPGALVDIKDTIKGFNMIIDGELDHLPEAAFNLKGTIEEAIEAGEKMLAENK; this is translated from the coding sequence ATGGCAAACCAAATTAAAGGAAAAATTTCTCAGATTATTGGTCCAGTAATAGATGTCGTTTTTAGCGAAGTAGAAGAGCTTCCAAAGATCTATGATGCACTGGAAATTACTAAAAAAAATGGTGAAAAGCTTGTGCTTGAAGTAGAGCAACATATTGGTGAGGATACAGTAAGATGTATCGCTATGGACGCTACAGATGGTCTTCAAAGAGGGCAGGAAGTAGTAGGACAAGGTCGCCAAATTACAATGCCTATAGGTGATGAAGTTAACGGAAGACTATTTAATGTAGTGGGTGATGCTATCGATGGATTACAGGATTTATCTAAAGAAGGCGGTTTGCCAATCCACAGAGAAGCACCTAAGTTTGACCAACTTTCTACTTCAGCAGAAGTACTTTATACAGGTATTAAAGTAATTGACCTTATTGAGCCTTATGCAAAAGGAGGTAAAATCGGTTTATTTGGAGGTGCGGGAGTAGGTAAAACAGTACTTATTCAAGAGCTTATCAATAACATTGCAAAAGGGCACGGTGGTCTATCTGTATTTGCAGGAGTAGGTGAAAGAACCCGTGAGGGTAACGACCTTCTTAGAGAGATGTTAGAGTCTGGTATTATTAAATACGGAGACGACTTTATGCACTCTATGGAAGAAGGAGGTTGGGATCTTTCTAAAGTAGATACCGAGTTAATGAAGGAGTCTAAAGCTGCTTTCGTTTTTGGGCAGATGAATGAGCCACCAGGTGCGAGAGCAAGAGTAGCACTTTCTGGTCTTACTTTAGCAGAGTACTACCGTGATGGTGGAGAGACAGGACAAGGTAGAGATGTACTTTTCTTCGTGGATAACATTTTCCGTTTTACACAGGCAGGTTCAGAGGTGTCTGCACTTCTAGGTCGTATGCCTTCTGCGGTAGGTTATCAGCCAACATTAGCATCTGAGATGGGTGCGATGCAGGAGAGAATTACTTCTACTAAAAATGGTTCCATTACTTCAGTACAGGCGGTATATGTTCCTGCGGACGACTTAACCGACCCAGCTCCAGCAACTACCTTTGCTCACTTAGATGCGACTACGGTACTTTCTAGAAAAATTGCTTCTTTAGGTATTTATCCAGCGGTAGATCCACTAGATTCAACTTCTAGAATATTAGCTCCAGAAATTATTGGAGAGGAACATTATAATTGTGCTCAGAGAGTAAAAGAAATTTTACAAAGATATAAAGCATTACAAGATATCATTGCTATCCTTGGTATGGAGGAACTTTCTGAAGAGGATAAATTGGTAGTTTATCGTGCAAGAAAGGTACAGAGATTCTTATCTCAGCCATTCCACGTAGCGGAACAATTTACAGGTATTCCTGGAGCATTGGTAGATATTAAAGATACTATCAAAGGATTTAATATGATTATTGATGGTGAACTAGACCATTTACCAGAAGCAGCATTTAACCTTAAAGGTACTATAGAGGAAGCTATAGAGGCTGGAGAGAAAATGTTAGCAGAAAATAAATAA
- a CDS encoding FoF1 ATP synthase subunit delta/epsilon gives MNIKILTPEYVAFEGEVESVLLPGKNGEFHIMKNHAAIVSSLVGGKVKLYLDKVSADYAKYFSKEDGKDSIYSLPIKSGVIEFSKDKGIILCE, from the coding sequence ATGAATATAAAAATATTAACACCAGAATATGTAGCTTTTGAGGGAGAGGTAGAGTCTGTGCTACTTCCAGGGAAGAATGGAGAGTTTCATATTATGAAAAATCACGCAGCTATTGTATCGTCTTTAGTTGGGGGGAAAGTAAAACTTTACCTTGATAAAGTATCAGCAGATTATGCGAAGTATTTTTCTAAAGAAGATGGTAAAGACTCTATTTATTCGCTTCCGATAAAGAGTGGCGTTATAGAATTTAGTAAAGATAAAGGAATTATCCTTTGCGAATAA
- a CDS encoding nucleoside-diphosphate kinase, protein MSGNITFTMIKPDAVADGHIGAILGKIAEAGFKIKAMKLTQLTVADAKKFYEVHAERPFYGELVEFMSSGPIVAAVLEKENAVEDFRKLIGATNPAEAAEGTIRKMFARSVGENAVHGSDSDENAQIESAFHFSGREIF, encoded by the coding sequence ATGTCAGGAAACATTACTTTTACAATGATTAAACCAGATGCAGTAGCAGATGGACACATAGGAGCTATACTAGGGAAAATAGCTGAAGCAGGATTTAAAATTAAAGCAATGAAACTTACTCAACTTACAGTAGCTGATGCTAAGAAGTTTTATGAAGTTCATGCTGAAAGACCTTTCTACGGAGAGTTAGTAGAGTTTATGTCTTCAGGACCTATTGTAGCAGCTGTTTTAGAAAAAGAAAATGCAGTTGAAGATTTCAGAAAACTAATTGGTGCTACAAACCCTGCTGAAGCAGCTGAAGGAACTATAAGAAAGATGTTCGCTAGAAGTGTAGGAGAAAATGCAGTACACGGTTCTGACTCTGACGAAAACGCACAGATAGAATCAGCATTCCACTTCTCTGGAAGAGAAATTTTCTAA
- a CDS encoding branched-chain amino acid aminotransferase — MIIQKSENPRIDSFNPENFSFGNTFIDHMVICEYENGKWGEPKLMPYGPLPFTPAMMGVNYGQACFEGMKAYKDKDGEVYLFRPEKNFARINKSAKRLAIPELPEEVFMNGLKALMDIDRDWIPYGENSSLYIRPLLFATEEALKARIADKYMFAIVAAPAKSYYTEPVSVKIADYYSRAASGGVGSAKAAGNYAASFYPTKLANEEGYEQIIWTDDASHEYFEESGTMNVFVRIGDTIYTPPTSDKILDGVTRDSFIQLAKHNNIEVKVEPVSVKKVIEAHKEGTLKEVWGVGTAVVLSVFQALGYKDDKMVLPQLSEEESFAIKLKNQLVSIQTNTSEDPFGWRYKVEKGFVDTL, encoded by the coding sequence ATGATAATTCAAAAATCAGAAAATCCTAGAATTGATAGTTTCAATCCAGAAAATTTTTCTTTCGGGAATACCTTTATAGACCATATGGTAATATGTGAATATGAAAATGGAAAGTGGGGAGAACCTAAACTTATGCCTTATGGCCCCTTACCATTTACTCCTGCTATGATGGGGGTTAACTATGGACAGGCTTGTTTTGAAGGTATGAAGGCTTATAAGGATAAAGATGGAGAGGTTTACTTATTCCGTCCAGAGAAAAACTTTGCAAGAATTAACAAATCTGCAAAAAGACTAGCAATACCTGAACTTCCTGAAGAAGTTTTCATGAATGGATTAAAAGCTCTAATGGATATCGACAGAGATTGGATTCCTTACGGCGAAAACTCTTCTTTATATATTCGTCCTTTATTATTTGCTACAGAAGAAGCTCTTAAAGCAAGAATCGCCGACAAATATATGTTTGCTATAGTGGCAGCACCAGCAAAATCTTACTATACAGAACCTGTTTCTGTAAAAATCGCAGACTATTACTCTCGTGCTGCTAGTGGTGGAGTCGGTTCAGCTAAAGCAGCTGGAAACTATGCTGCTTCTTTCTATCCAACTAAATTAGCTAATGAGGAAGGTTATGAGCAGATTATTTGGACAGATGACGCTTCTCACGAGTATTTTGAAGAAAGTGGCACTATGAATGTATTTGTAAGAATAGGAGACACTATTTACACACCTCCTACATCTGATAAAATATTAGACGGTGTAACTAGAGATAGTTTTATACAACTAGCTAAACATAATAATATAGAGGTAAAAGTAGAACCCGTTAGCGTAAAGAAAGTAATTGAAGCACACAAAGAAGGTACCTTAAAAGAAGTTTGGGGGGTTGGGACAGCAGTAGTTTTAAGTGTATTCCAAGCGTTAGGGTACAAAGATGACAAAATGGTTCTACCTCAACTAAGCGAGGAAGAAAGTTTTGCAATAAAACTTAAAAACCAGTTAGTAAGCATTCAAACTAATACAAGCGAAGACCCATTTGGATGGAGATATAAAGTAGAGAAAGGATTTGTAGATACTTTATAA
- the mnmD gene encoding tRNA (5-methylaminomethyl-2-thiouridine)(34)-methyltransferase MnmD, producing the protein MKREVKLTADGSKTLFINDLNEGYHSHHGALQEARHVFIKNGLDRVNDLEINILELGFGTGLNALVSMEKIRASNDIKKINYFTLEKYPVSLEEVKELSFHNLFNLPNIDVINTTLHECEWEQPCEILPNFNITKINTDFYELKNIELPKIDLVYFDCFGARVQPDLWELPLMEMVAEKMKVGGLLTTYSSKGSFQRVLKSLNFKVEKLEGPKGKREMINAWKM; encoded by the coding sequence ATGAAAAGAGAGGTTAAATTAACAGCAGATGGTTCTAAAACCTTGTTTATAAATGACTTAAATGAGGGATATCATTCTCATCATGGAGCTCTTCAAGAAGCAAGGCATGTATTTATTAAAAATGGGTTAGATAGAGTTAATGATTTGGAAATAAATATATTAGAGCTTGGTTTTGGGACGGGACTTAATGCTTTAGTAAGTATGGAAAAAATAAGGGCTTCTAATGATATAAAGAAAATAAATTATTTTACCCTAGAGAAGTATCCGGTGAGTTTAGAAGAAGTCAAGGAACTATCTTTTCATAATTTATTTAATCTTCCTAATATAGATGTTATCAATACAACTTTACACGAATGTGAATGGGAGCAACCTTGTGAGATATTGCCTAATTTTAATATCACAAAAATTAATACAGATTTTTACGAATTAAAAAACATTGAGTTACCAAAGATAGATTTGGTATACTTCGATTGTTTCGGAGCTAGAGTTCAGCCAGATTTGTGGGAGCTACCTCTTATGGAAATGGTGGCAGAGAAAATGAAAGTAGGAGGTTTGTTAACTACGTACTCTTCTAAAGGGAGTTTTCAGAGGGTGTTAAAATCGCTTAATTTTAAAGTGGAGAAATTAGAAGGTCCTAAAGGAAAGAGAGAAATGATAAACGCATGGAAAATGTAG
- a CDS encoding uracil-DNA glycosylase, with protein MTWTEVLAPIKNSSYFKNLWQKVKQEYHQYKCFPPKEQIFRAIELTPFEEVKVVILGQDPYHNDFQANGLCFSVSDQVPAPPSLRNIFKELQDDLGIIKTSNKLDSWAKQGVLLLNATLTVKAHEANSHKDLGWETFTDFIIKEISDKKENIVFVLWGSFAQKKAQFIDAHKHYIIKTAHPSPLSAHRGFLGSKPFSKINNYLLSKNKEEIKW; from the coding sequence ATGACTTGGACTGAAGTATTAGCACCTATAAAAAATTCCTCTTACTTTAAAAATTTATGGCAAAAAGTAAAACAGGAGTATCACCAGTATAAATGCTTTCCTCCCAAAGAACAAATATTTAGAGCTATTGAGCTTACTCCTTTTGAAGAAGTGAAAGTCGTAATTTTAGGGCAAGACCCTTATCATAATGATTTTCAAGCTAACGGATTATGTTTTTCTGTATCAGACCAAGTACCTGCACCACCATCACTAAGAAATATTTTCAAAGAGTTGCAAGACGATTTAGGTATAATTAAAACCAGCAACAAGCTAGACTCTTGGGCAAAGCAAGGCGTACTTCTACTAAATGCTACTCTTACCGTAAAAGCTCACGAAGCAAACTCTCATAAAGATTTAGGTTGGGAAACATTTACAGATTTCATCATTAAAGAAATATCAGATAAAAAAGAAAATATTGTTTTTGTGCTTTGGGGTTCTTTTGCACAAAAAAAAGCTCAGTTTATAGACGCACATAAGCATTACATTATAAAAACGGCTCACCCTTCTCCCCTATCAGCTCACAGAGGCTTTCTAGGTAGCAAACCTTTCTCCAAGATAAACAATTATCTTCTATCAAAAAATAAGGAGGAAATTAAATGGTAA
- a CDS encoding TrmH family RNA methyltransferase, protein MQLEHHEIINSKHNKEISLILEHLQSPENIGLILRTAEAMGVQKVVILSDNFRQLSPRIKRTTRSAENNLNIIFVNSWEEAINHFEKNTHFYALEKTNKSVDYTTFEYHFPCVIVCGNEKDGVSNKALEKCTNHLHINMYGKNTSLNVAIATGILLSKIVS, encoded by the coding sequence ATGCAGTTAGAACACCACGAAATCATCAACTCAAAACACAACAAAGAGATAAGCCTTATCTTGGAACACCTACAATCTCCAGAAAATATAGGGCTTATCCTTAGAACAGCCGAAGCTATGGGAGTACAAAAAGTTGTGATACTTTCTGATAATTTCCGCCAACTTTCCCCTAGAATAAAACGAACCACAAGAAGTGCCGAAAATAATCTCAATATCATTTTTGTAAATAGTTGGGAAGAGGCCATCAATCATTTTGAAAAAAACACTCACTTTTACGCATTAGAAAAAACCAATAAAAGTGTAGATTATACGACTTTTGAATATCATTTCCCTTGTGTCATCGTATGCGGTAACGAAAAAGATGGGGTTTCTAACAAAGCTCTTGAAAAATGCACCAATCATCTACACATCAATATGTACGGAAAAAACACTTCACTAAATGTAGCTATTGCTACTGGCATTTTACTTTCAAAAATAGTTTCCTAA
- a CDS encoding UDP-N-acetylmuramate--L-alanine ligase, which yields MRTHFIAIGGSAMHNLAIALKDKGYVVTGSDDAIFEPSKSRLEKKGLLPENLGWFPEKITSDIDAIILGMHAHADNPELAKAKELGLKIFSYPEFLYEQSKDKTRVVIGGSHGKTTITSMILHVLNFHQKEVDYMVGAQLEGFDCMVKTTEANDFMILEGDEYLSSPIDLRSKFLLYQPNIALISGIAWDHINVFKTFDDYIEQFRKFVASITPGGVLVYNEEDEEVVKVVEATENYFRKIPYKTPKYKITDQKVYLDTEMGEVPLSVFGAHNLLNMEGARHICQQLGIMEEDFYEAIMSFKGASKRLEKVERNDNGILYKDFAHAPSKVKATTKAFSEQFSNTTKYGFLELHTYSSLNPEFLEQYAHSLDLLDQAVVFYSEEALKIKRMDIISPELIKEKFKNPNLKVFTNAEELHQYWQSLDKTQGAFLMMSSGNFGGLDLTQ from the coding sequence TTGAGAACACATTTCATTGCTATAGGCGGAAGTGCTATGCACAACCTAGCCATCGCTCTTAAAGATAAAGGTTATGTAGTAACAGGTTCAGACGACGCCATTTTTGAACCTTCAAAATCAAGATTAGAAAAAAAAGGATTGCTCCCTGAAAATCTTGGTTGGTTTCCAGAAAAAATAACATCAGATATAGATGCTATAATACTAGGTATGCACGCCCATGCCGATAATCCCGAACTAGCCAAAGCCAAAGAACTAGGTCTTAAAATATTCTCTTACCCTGAATTTTTATACGAACAAAGCAAAGATAAAACCCGTGTTGTAATTGGTGGCTCACATGGTAAAACTACCATTACATCGATGATTCTTCATGTCCTCAATTTTCATCAAAAAGAGGTAGACTATATGGTGGGAGCACAACTAGAAGGTTTTGATTGTATGGTAAAAACCACAGAAGCTAACGACTTTATGATTCTAGAAGGAGATGAATATTTATCCTCACCAATAGATTTAAGGTCAAAGTTTCTTTTGTACCAACCTAACATCGCTCTTATTTCTGGGATTGCGTGGGATCACATCAATGTATTTAAAACTTTTGATGATTACATAGAGCAATTTAGAAAATTTGTAGCAAGTATTACTCCTGGTGGCGTATTGGTGTACAATGAAGAAGACGAAGAGGTAGTAAAAGTAGTAGAAGCTACCGAAAATTACTTCAGAAAAATCCCTTATAAAACTCCAAAATATAAAATTACAGACCAAAAAGTTTATCTAGATACCGAAATGGGAGAAGTTCCGTTGTCTGTTTTTGGTGCTCATAATTTACTGAATATGGAAGGTGCTAGGCATATTTGCCAACAATTAGGCATTATGGAGGAAGATTTTTATGAAGCTATTATGAGTTTTAAAGGCGCATCTAAAAGATTAGAAAAAGTAGAAAGAAATGACAATGGTATTCTTTACAAAGATTTTGCCCACGCTCCTAGCAAGGTAAAAGCGACTACAAAAGCGTTTTCGGAGCAGTTTTCTAATACCACTAAATACGGTTTCTTAGAACTTCATACCTATTCCTCTCTAAATCCAGAATTTTTAGAACAATATGCTCATAGCTTAGATTTACTAGACCAAGCGGTAGTTTTCTACTCGGAGGAAGCTTTAAAAATAAAAAGAATGGACATTATTTCTCCAGAACTTATCAAGGAGAAATTTAAAAATCCTAACCTAAAGGTGTTTACCAATGCGGAAGAATTACACCAATATTGGCAAAGTTTGGATAAAACCCAAGGAGCTTTTCTTATGATGAGTAGTGGTAATTTTGGCGGATTAGATTTAACTCAGTAA
- a CDS encoding DUF4136 domain-containing protein, protein MKKYVFLILAAATTLSITSCSPFNIRTDYAETAQFNQYKTYMFRTDDLKINDLDKDRVLNEIAKQFNAKGLSTNQTPDLIVNVKASHKKVEDIQSTNPYGMWGWGGPWGWGWGMNRTWVSNYNTGTLVIDIIDAKTNKLVWQGIGSGINVDAPKSKQKQIPQIVEGILKNYPPQKK, encoded by the coding sequence ATGAAAAAATATGTTTTTTTAATCCTAGCAGCCGCTACTACACTAAGTATCACTTCTTGTAGTCCTTTTAACATCAGAACTGACTATGCGGAAACCGCTCAGTTTAATCAGTATAAAACTTATATGTTCCGAACTGATGATTTAAAAATCAATGATTTGGACAAGGACAGAGTGCTTAATGAAATTGCAAAGCAATTCAACGCTAAAGGTCTTAGTACTAACCAAACCCCAGATTTAATAGTCAATGTAAAGGCTTCTCATAAAAAGGTAGAAGATATACAAAGTACCAACCCTTATGGTATGTGGGGTTGGGGAGGTCCTTGGGGCTGGGGTTGGGGTATGAACCGCACTTGGGTTTCTAACTACAACACAGGTACTTTAGTAATAGACATTATAGACGCCAAGACTAACAAATTGGTTTGGCAGGGCATCGGGAGTGGCATCAATGTAGATGCTCCTAAGTCTAAGCAAAAACAAATACCTCAAATTGTAGAAGGAATTTTAAAGAACTATCCTCCTCAAAAAAAATAA
- a CDS encoding DUF5522 domain-containing protein: MPSHNGNENEDFYYNEQGYKVFTEKYHLKRGYCCKSGCKHCPYGYDKKTDTFIKSKKPLKQ, translated from the coding sequence ATGCCATCACACAACGGTAATGAAAATGAAGATTTCTATTATAACGAACAAGGTTATAAGGTGTTTACAGAAAAATACCATCTTAAAAGAGGTTACTGTTGCAAAAGTGGCTGTAAGCATTGCCCATATGGGTATGACAAGAAAACTGACACATTTATAAAGAGTAAGAAACCTTTAAAACAATAG
- a CDS encoding 1-aminocyclopropane-1-carboxylate deaminase/D-cysteine desulfhydrase: MSKVEIPIIKIPHPNKQIELYIKREDLVHKEISGNKYWKLLYNIENYRKKQVENPLIITFGGAFSNHIAATAALGRELEVPTLGIIRGEELVYKWEENPTLVKANEDGMTFDFVTRESYRDKNHLTEIYQELFPNALIIPEGGSNALAVEGVQFMLNEKTIEFDYLCTAVGTGGTIAGLSKFAEKYQKVLGFKAVKDDSLDGKILEWSGRNNFQLMETGQGGYGKITDEVVAFINKFYHNYNILLEPIYTGKMMQRLWQLIDEGFFTAGSKILTFHTGGLQGIKGANEFLKNQGRPAIVEGDGI, encoded by the coding sequence ATGAGTAAAGTTGAAATTCCGATAATAAAAATTCCTCATCCTAATAAACAAATTGAACTCTATATCAAGAGAGAGGATTTGGTGCATAAAGAAATATCAGGTAATAAATACTGGAAACTACTTTATAACATAGAGAATTACAGGAAAAAACAGGTCGAAAATCCACTGATTATTACTTTTGGTGGTGCTTTTTCTAACCATATTGCTGCAACGGCAGCTTTGGGGAGAGAGTTAGAAGTCCCAACTTTAGGGATTATAAGAGGAGAAGAGCTGGTCTATAAGTGGGAAGAAAATCCTACATTAGTAAAAGCTAACGAAGACGGAATGACTTTCGATTTTGTAACTAGAGAATCATATAGAGATAAAAATCACCTTACAGAAATTTATCAGGAGCTTTTTCCGAATGCGCTTATCATTCCCGAGGGAGGTAGTAATGCTTTAGCGGTGGAGGGTGTTCAATTTATGTTGAATGAAAAGACAATAGAATTTGATTATTTATGCACGGCAGTAGGTACTGGTGGAACGATAGCAGGACTTTCTAAATTTGCTGAAAAATATCAGAAAGTCTTGGGTTTTAAAGCTGTGAAAGATGATTCTTTAGACGGTAAAATTTTAGAATGGAGCGGAAGAAATAATTTTCAATTGATGGAGACAGGTCAAGGAGGTTATGGTAAAATAACGGACGAAGTGGTGGCTTTTATCAATAAATTTTATCATAATTATAATATTTTGTTAGAACCCATCTATACAGGCAAGATGATGCAGCGTTTATGGCAGTTGATAGATGAGGGCTTTTTTACTGCAGGAAGTAAAATTTTGACCTTTCATACAGGGGGATTGCAAGGGATAAAAGGAGCTAATGAATTCTTGAAAAACCAAGGCAGACCCGCTATTGTTGAGGGAGATGGAATATAG